One genomic window of [Clostridium] scindens ATCC 35704 includes the following:
- a CDS encoding GNAT family N-acetyltransferase produces the protein MYESRCGGCCEGILETERLFLRPWRESDAEELYKYAKDPEVGPIAGWPIHTSIEDSREIIRTVLSAPGIYAVVLKETNLPVGSIGLTAGAASNMDLGPEEAEIGYWIGVPYWGQGLIPEATKEIMRHGFEDLRLKTIWCGYFEGNEKSKRVQEKCGFHSHHMEKDKLWPLMDDIRTEYITYITREEWEEQKRQGGVTGC, from the coding sequence GCGAAGGCATCCTGGAAACCGAACGTCTATTCCTGCGGCCTTGGAGGGAGTCAGATGCGGAAGAATTATATAAATATGCGAAGGACCCCGAAGTGGGGCCTATCGCAGGGTGGCCGATACATACCAGCATAGAGGACAGCCGGGAGATAATCAGAACGGTGCTGTCCGCGCCCGGAATCTATGCTGTGGTATTAAAAGAAACGAACCTGCCGGTGGGAAGTATTGGACTGACGGCAGGGGCTGCCAGCAATATGGATCTAGGACCGGAAGAAGCCGAGATAGGATATTGGATTGGAGTACCCTACTGGGGACAGGGACTGATTCCAGAGGCTACGAAAGAAATCATGCGGCACGGATTTGAGGATCTAAGGCTTAAGACGATCTGGTGCGGATATTTTGAAGGCAATGAAAAGTCGAAGCGGGTACAGGAAAAATGCGGATTTCATTCCCATCATATGGAAAAGGACAAACTCTGGCCTCTGATGGATGACATTCGGACAGAGTATATTACTTATATAACCAGAGAAGAATGGGAAGAACAAAAAAGACAAGGAGGAGTGACAGGATGCTAG
- a CDS encoding alpha/beta hydrolase family protein, translating into MRRHAAETPGNDVPEKLRDIKTPALIVSGGDDLCTPYIAKYMYDRIPESRWELFRTCRHMCFVEENEQYIKLLKDWLNANDE; encoded by the coding sequence ATGCGCCGCCATGCGGCGGAAACGCCAGGGAATGACGTGCCGGAAAAGTTAAGGGATATCAAGACACCAGCGCTGATTGTAAGCGGAGGGGATGATCTTTGCACGCCATACATTGCCAAGTATATGTATGACAGAATCCCTGAATCCAGATGGGAGTTGTTCCGCACTTGCCGTCATATGTGCTTTGTAGAAGAAAATGAGCAGTACATCAAGCTGCTGAAAGATTGGCTGAATGCCAATGACGAATGA
- a CDS encoding DMT family transporter — protein sequence MERRKGYIAAFMAGLLWGASSPIAQFLFESKGVVSGWLVPYRLVMAGILLFLYAVVFKKQNPVEIWKDRNEAIRQIAFSVLGMMGMQYTFFAAVQETNAGTATIFQYLNPAMLILYFAVIYRVAPKAKEIIAVLCSVSGIFLVATHGNIHAMSISPKGIVIGLLVALTTCFYGVIPGPLLKKHPAEMVCAWAMMIGGAVLMVVTRPWRMTIQIDWQVIVAFLSIVILGTIFPFCFYLASLKSIGSVYAGLLSSVEPVAATVLAALFLGTTFQAIDVVGFVLVLSTMFILNYKNT from the coding sequence ATGGAGAGAAGAAAGGGCTATATTGCCGCATTTATGGCGGGGCTTTTGTGGGGGGCGTCGAGCCCGATCGCCCAGTTTTTATTTGAGAGCAAAGGAGTCGTATCAGGATGGCTGGTGCCTTACCGTCTGGTGATGGCGGGTATCCTGCTGTTTCTGTATGCGGTAGTGTTCAAGAAGCAGAATCCGGTTGAGATATGGAAAGACAGAAATGAGGCGATCCGCCAGATCGCATTTTCTGTTCTGGGAATGATGGGCATGCAGTACACGTTTTTTGCGGCCGTCCAGGAGACGAACGCAGGTACGGCAACCATCTTCCAGTATCTTAATCCGGCAATGTTGATCCTATATTTTGCGGTGATCTACAGAGTCGCGCCGAAGGCAAAGGAGATCATCGCGGTACTATGCTCCGTATCAGGAATCTTCCTGGTGGCGACTCATGGCAATATCCACGCCATGTCCATCTCGCCCAAGGGAATCGTCATAGGGCTTTTGGTGGCGCTTACCACTTGCTTCTATGGCGTGATTCCCGGCCCGCTTCTTAAGAAGCATCCGGCGGAGATGGTGTGTGCCTGGGCAATGATGATTGGCGGAGCGGTCTTAATGGTCGTAACCAGGCCGTGGAGGATGACGATCCAGATTGACTGGCAGGTAATAGTCGCATTCCTGTCTATCGTGATTCTTGGAACCATCTTCCCATTCTGCTTCTACCTGGCATCCTTAAAGAGCATAGGCTCGGTCTACGCGGGCCTGCTATCCAGCGTAGAGCCGGTGGCTGCAACGGTGCTGGCAGCCCTTTTCCTTGGAACTACCTTCCAGGCCATAGACGTAGTGGGATTCGTGCTGGTACTGTCCACCATGTTTATCTTGAATTACAAGAATACATAA